Within the Miscanthus floridulus cultivar M001 chromosome 2, ASM1932011v1, whole genome shotgun sequence genome, the region ACAAGCAGTTTCAGTTCTGCATCCCCATTTTCGGAATCAAGCCAGCTAGCGTCGTCTAGTAAACAACCAGCCCCATATCTACCTCGCAACCATATGGGCAGGCGGTCTTTCATGTCTAAACCAGTCTACCCACTTGTCTTCCGGAATCCTGTGTCAGAATCAGAAGCGTGCAGGATGCTTGAGGTTAGTAATGCCGGGCGAGCGACACCGAGTGATGACAGCCGGGCTTCTCCTCTGTGGCGTCGCAGCTTGGCGAGTCCAGAGCTCAAGTTTCATAATGCACTGAATGAACTTGGGAAGATGGAGGCTTCACCTGAACCgaacacaagctcaagaagggAAGGGTTCAGATGGAGCAATGCCAGCAGTTATGATTTTGGATACGATGGAGATGCCATTGACATTTCAGATCATATCAGTATTGAGTCCCAGAGATCTCCCACAAGCTCAGTGAGGTTCCTGAAGTGTGGGCTGTGCGAGAGATACCTGCCCCAGAAATCACCCTGGACCTCAAACCGGATTGTTCGAAACGCCGACATGCCAGTAGCAGCAGTTCTTGCTTGCCGACATGCCTTCCACGCGGATTGCTTGGAGGAAAGCACTCCCAAGACAGAAGTCCATGATCCACCCTGCCCACTGTGCACGCGAGCCACTGAAGACGAAGGGCATGTGTCATTCTCAGAACCTCTGCATGTAGCCCTCCGGTCTGCTCGCAGCAGGAACCTTTCGTTGGGCAGTGGTGCTGGTGGGAGTAGCAGCAGCGCAAACCCTCATTGCAGCGATCGTGGCTTGAAGAGGAACCATTCTGCTATCGTGCCGAGACGCGGCGGCAGCTCATTGTTCCGCAACCGCTTCAAGAAGCAGTTCCCCTTCAAAGCGAGGATCGGGAAGGAGCTCTTTGGCGGCAGGGTTTTCAGCAAGGTTGGATCGTCTTCGTCTTCAGGTCAGTGGGATGACCATCGACAGCAAGAGCCAAAGCGTGACCAACCCATGAAGTAGCTAGAACTTAGTGGCACAGGGTATATGTGTTGTGTGCCCTCCTGATATTCTATCCATGCCATCAGTTATCATATCTAGTATAACCTAAACCTATAATAGCATGCGAAACTTGGCATCCATGCGCAGTAGCCAGTCGTCCAAGACGGGGCTCTGTATGGAGGCTGCTTGCACTGCATGTAGCACCCACCATTGGCTAACTATGAGGTGTATTTTGGATCCTTACAGTAAGAATCTATGGCCTATGATTAATATGTTGATGATCATTCCCCTACTTACCCCTATTGTTGCTCACATGTGCAGCGTGACCAAGTGCTGCCGGGCTGCCCACGCCGTGCAGCCTTGCTTTATTAGGACATGACGTCAACGGGCGCAGTTAGGGCACCTCTTCCCTGCTTGCCTGGAAT harbors:
- the LOC136532141 gene encoding uncharacterized protein isoform X1, whose translation is MDPTEPRWRINSSFSPPTSRRWDCRYSSDGLPHRVHDAPHDHPPYVSSLSSHSKGSRSAFGSDQYLNHHHSVSDGALSYFGSPADSLQAPRWTPSLQRFDLGEFSTPAGGVTTGKYIETNVCFELSLLGDVIFFIVNIGVGINGSRPETSDYPQSSERPLTATSSFSSASPFSESSQLASSSKQPAPYLPRNHMGRRSFMSKPVYPLVFRNPVSESEACRMLEVSNAGRATPSDDSRASPLWRRSLASPELKFHNALNELGKMEASPEPNTSSRREGFRWSNASSYDFGYDGDAIDISDHISIESQRSPTSSVRFLKCGLCERYLPQKSPWTSNRIVRNADMPVAAVLACRHAFHADCLEESTPKTEVHDPPCPLCTRATEDEGHVSFSEPLHVALRSARSRNLSLGSGAGGSSSSANPHCSDRGLKRNHSAIVPRRGGSSLFRNRFKKQFPFKARIGKELFGGRVFSKVGSSSSSGQWDDHRQQEPKRDQPMK
- the LOC136532141 gene encoding uncharacterized protein isoform X2, yielding MDPTEPRWRINSSFSPPTSRRWDCRYSSDGLPHRVHDAPHDHPPYVSSLSSHSKGSRSAFGSDQYLNHHHSVSDGALSYFGSPADSLQAPRWTPSLQRFDLGEFSTPAGGSRPETSDYPQSSERPLTATSSFSSASPFSESSQLASSSKQPAPYLPRNHMGRRSFMSKPVYPLVFRNPVSESEACRMLEVSNAGRATPSDDSRASPLWRRSLASPELKFHNALNELGKMEASPEPNTSSRREGFRWSNASSYDFGYDGDAIDISDHISIESQRSPTSSVRFLKCGLCERYLPQKSPWTSNRIVRNADMPVAAVLACRHAFHADCLEESTPKTEVHDPPCPLCTRATEDEGHVSFSEPLHVALRSARSRNLSLGSGAGGSSSSANPHCSDRGLKRNHSAIVPRRGGSSLFRNRFKKQFPFKARIGKELFGGRVFSKVGSSSSSGQWDDHRQQEPKRDQPMK